One Fontisphaera persica DNA window includes the following coding sequences:
- a CDS encoding UbiA family prenyltransferase, whose protein sequence is MTMTQSSPAAMLRGLLALGRISNLPTVWSNCLAGWLLGGAGDWNLLAVVLAGASSLYLGGVFLNDAVDVSWDRRFRPERPIPRGVVSEWLVWALSFALLTSGLLTLSLIHLRLLQLAWGLLLAIVAYNVWHKRIAWAPLLMGLCRGLLVLLAASAAVYGPDGLTVWSAVALGLYVAGLSWIARGESQGGAASYGPSVLLFAPIVLCLLVNDGAYGKQGLLLAFVLFCWLLGCLVTAYGTPVARRKEAVAKLLAGIVLVDLAAVGPAFPDMVLLFPALFLLCLVLQRFVPAT, encoded by the coding sequence ATGACCATGACTCAGAGTTCCCCTGCGGCCATGCTGCGGGGCTTGCTGGCGCTGGGGCGGATATCCAATCTGCCCACCGTCTGGTCCAATTGCCTGGCGGGCTGGCTGCTGGGGGGTGCGGGTGACTGGAATTTGCTGGCCGTGGTGCTGGCCGGGGCTTCGAGTCTCTATTTGGGCGGGGTTTTTCTGAATGACGCGGTGGATGTTTCATGGGACCGGCGGTTTCGACCGGAGCGCCCCATTCCGCGCGGGGTGGTGAGTGAGTGGCTGGTGTGGGCGTTGAGTTTTGCGCTGCTGACCTCCGGGCTCTTGACGCTTTCGCTGATTCACCTGCGCCTGTTGCAACTGGCCTGGGGGCTGTTGCTGGCCATTGTGGCGTACAATGTCTGGCACAAAAGAATTGCGTGGGCGCCTTTGCTGATGGGCCTGTGCCGGGGATTGCTGGTGTTGCTGGCGGCCAGCGCGGCGGTGTATGGGCCGGATGGACTCACCGTCTGGTCGGCGGTGGCTTTGGGATTGTATGTGGCCGGGCTTTCGTGGATTGCGCGGGGAGAAAGCCAGGGGGGAGCGGCCAGTTACGGCCCCAGCGTGCTGCTGTTTGCGCCGATTGTGTTGTGTTTGCTGGTGAATGACGGGGCTTATGGCAAACAGGGGTTGCTGCTGGCGTTTGTATTGTTTTGCTGGCTGCTGGGGTGTCTGGTCACGGCCTATGGCACACCGGTGGCCCGGCGGAAAGAGGCCGTGGCCAAGCTGCTGGCGGGCATCGTGCTGGTGGATTTGGCCGCCGTTGGGCCGGCGTTTCCGGACATGGTTTTATTATTCCCCGCCTTGTTTTTGCTTTGCCTGGTGTTGCAGCGGTTTGTACCCGCCACGTAA
- a CDS encoding HlyD family efflux transporter periplasmic adaptor subunit, producing the protein MNGGNEQLKATELPRGAAGWMALRSFSGPPNAFWPAFLAASGELTGASRGLLLRKTSDGKGEWRKLGEWSPPHRPESLSAVFTQEWLELAEECQAKGGSVRAMGRSAKGTAAPHGVAVRLQLPEPEAPCIGAFLLPEATPAQAEEALRRLALVADVPLSYAATRASEKAKADVEKFATVLDILAEFNAEKRFLAAALALCNAVATRFRCDRVSLGWVQGGYVRLQAISRTERFDKKMAAVSALEAVMEEALDQDEEILYPAPEGATFVWRDHEKFAQEQKVAFLASIPIRVEERGIAVMTCERQQAPFTSEELQQLRLIADQASRRLEDLKKSDRWWGARLAATTREKAAALLGPEHTWAKLLGLTVAVLLLLLIFLRVPYRVEAKFILRAQEVAYLAAPFKGFIKEAPVRPGDAVTNRQPVLQLNTDDLLLEQAAAAAEIVRYQREAERARAAKALAEMRVAEAQLEQARARLDLVRYRLEQATLRAPFNGVVTEGDLRERIGAPVDQGETLIKIAETSQLYVEAEIPERDIHEIQPEATGQIAFISQPKLKYAIRLHRLEPAAVPKEGANVFLARCDIVEEKRPDWWRPGMSGICKINAGKRSLLWIATHRTVDFLRLWLWW; encoded by the coding sequence ATGAATGGAGGCAATGAACAATTGAAAGCCACCGAACTGCCGCGGGGCGCCGCGGGCTGGATGGCCCTGCGCTCGTTCTCCGGTCCCCCCAATGCCTTCTGGCCCGCCTTCCTGGCGGCCAGTGGCGAGTTAACCGGCGCCAGCCGGGGCTTGCTCCTGCGCAAAACCAGCGACGGCAAGGGCGAGTGGCGCAAACTCGGCGAATGGTCGCCGCCCCATCGCCCGGAATCCCTCAGCGCCGTCTTCACCCAGGAATGGCTGGAACTGGCCGAGGAGTGCCAGGCCAAAGGCGGCTCCGTGCGGGCTATGGGACGTTCGGCCAAAGGCACTGCCGCACCCCACGGCGTGGCGGTGCGTCTGCAACTGCCGGAACCGGAGGCCCCGTGCATCGGCGCCTTTTTATTGCCCGAAGCCACCCCGGCCCAGGCCGAGGAGGCCCTGCGCCGGCTGGCCCTGGTGGCCGATGTCCCCCTCAGTTATGCCGCCACCCGCGCCAGTGAAAAAGCAAAGGCCGACGTGGAGAAATTCGCCACCGTCCTGGACATTCTGGCCGAGTTTAATGCGGAAAAACGCTTCCTGGCCGCGGCGCTGGCCTTGTGCAACGCCGTCGCCACCCGTTTCCGTTGCGATCGCGTCAGCCTCGGCTGGGTGCAGGGGGGATACGTGCGCCTGCAAGCCATCAGCCGCACCGAACGCTTCGACAAAAAAATGGCGGCGGTCAGCGCGCTGGAAGCCGTCATGGAGGAGGCTCTCGACCAGGACGAAGAAATCCTTTACCCCGCCCCGGAAGGAGCCACCTTTGTCTGGCGGGACCACGAAAAGTTTGCCCAGGAGCAAAAGGTCGCCTTTCTGGCCTCCATCCCCATTCGCGTGGAAGAGCGGGGTATTGCCGTCATGACCTGTGAGCGGCAGCAGGCACCTTTCACATCAGAAGAATTGCAACAGTTGCGCCTCATCGCCGACCAGGCCAGCCGGCGGCTCGAAGACTTGAAAAAGTCCGACCGCTGGTGGGGCGCGCGACTGGCCGCGACCACCCGCGAAAAGGCCGCCGCCCTCCTGGGGCCGGAGCATACCTGGGCCAAACTTCTGGGCCTGACCGTGGCTGTCCTCCTTCTGCTCCTCATTTTCCTGCGGGTCCCTTACCGTGTGGAGGCCAAATTCATTTTGCGCGCCCAGGAAGTGGCCTACCTCGCCGCCCCCTTCAAGGGCTTTATTAAAGAGGCCCCCGTGCGCCCTGGCGATGCCGTCACCAACCGGCAGCCCGTCTTGCAGCTCAACACCGATGATTTGCTGCTTGAGCAGGCCGCCGCCGCCGCCGAAATCGTGCGTTACCAGCGCGAAGCCGAGCGCGCCCGCGCCGCCAAGGCGCTGGCCGAAATGCGCGTCGCCGAGGCCCAGCTTGAGCAGGCCCGCGCGCGGTTGGACCTCGTGCGCTATCGCCTGGAGCAAGCCACCTTGCGCGCGCCGTTCAACGGCGTCGTGACCGAAGGCGACCTGCGCGAGCGCATCGGCGCGCCGGTGGACCAGGGGGAGACGCTCATCAAAATCGCCGAGACCTCCCAATTATACGTCGAGGCGGAAATCCCCGAGCGCGACATTCACGAAATCCAGCCCGAGGCTACCGGCCAGATTGCCTTCATCAGTCAGCCCAAACTCAAATACGCCATCCGTTTGCACCGCTTGGAACCGGCGGCGGTGCCGAAGGAAGGCGCCAACGTCTTTCTGGCGCGCTGCGACATCGTCGAGGAAAAACGCCCGGACTGGTGGCGTCCCGGCATGAGCGGCATCTGCAAGATTAACGCCGGCAAGCGCAGCCTGCTCTGGATTGCCACCCATCGCACCGTGGATTTCCTGCGCTTGTGGCTGTGGTGGTGA
- a CDS encoding preprotein translocase subunit SecA — protein MNLTPTQIQHLTRFKRPAKLLTGLDALVDGWTGRLRRLRQGLAELQRDAEKIDALAADWQSLPDGRLREKLHDFRVHFRREPEPDQEMVLQALAAIREAAGRQTGMRPYLVQLMGTLALHRGFLTEMATGEGKTLTAACAAVLAGWTRRPCHIVTVNDYLVERDAEWLGPLYRFAGVRVGCVTGPMDPEARRQGYAADVTYTTSKELLADFLRDRLRLGELQNPTRRLLRQLIHSRAQPAQGLVLRGLHTAIIDEADSVLIDEAVTPLIISIPRENPILHEAVMVAHEMAQRLQADQDYTVNWRYREIELTPQGRQRIETEGSRLPGFWRNQDRREELIKQALSARELFRPGKEYLVVDGKIMIVDEFTGRVMPNRTWREGMHQAIEAKENLPVSSPSETAARMSFQRFFRCFYRLCGMTGTAREAAAEFWQIYRLPLVTIPTNRPCIRQQLPDRIFLTEADKWEAIAETVASIHQTGRPLLVGTRSVTASEHLSQLLQARGLNHRVLNAARHQEEAQIIAEAGERGKITIATNMAGRGTDIKLAAGVAELGGLFVIATERHESGRVDRQLFGRAGRQGDPGTAQAFVSLEDELLRRFVPAPLKRAVQRMASTRTPGWEKAAAGLIRQAQYSAQRLAFHQRRGVLKTDTWLEEALSFTGLD, from the coding sequence TTGAACCTGACCCCCACTCAGATTCAGCATCTGACCCGCTTCAAGCGGCCCGCCAAATTATTGACCGGCCTCGATGCCCTGGTGGACGGCTGGACCGGCCGCTTGCGGCGCCTGCGCCAGGGATTGGCGGAGCTGCAGCGCGATGCCGAAAAAATTGACGCCCTGGCCGCCGACTGGCAATCCCTCCCAGACGGCCGGCTGCGTGAAAAACTGCACGATTTCCGGGTTCATTTCCGCCGCGAGCCTGAGCCGGACCAGGAGATGGTGCTCCAGGCCCTGGCCGCCATCCGCGAGGCGGCCGGCCGCCAGACCGGCATGCGGCCCTACCTCGTGCAACTCATGGGCACCCTGGCATTGCATCGGGGGTTTCTCACCGAAATGGCCACCGGCGAGGGCAAAACCCTTACCGCCGCCTGCGCGGCCGTCCTGGCCGGCTGGACCCGCCGCCCCTGCCACATCGTCACGGTCAACGATTATCTGGTGGAGCGCGACGCCGAGTGGCTCGGTCCCCTGTACCGTTTCGCCGGAGTGCGCGTGGGTTGTGTGACCGGCCCCATGGACCCGGAGGCCCGCCGCCAGGGCTATGCCGCTGATGTCACTTACACCACCAGCAAGGAACTGCTCGCTGATTTTTTGCGCGACCGCCTCCGCCTGGGAGAATTGCAAAACCCCACCCGCCGGTTGCTGCGCCAGTTGATTCATAGCCGGGCGCAACCTGCCCAGGGCCTGGTTTTGCGCGGCCTGCACACGGCCATTATTGACGAGGCTGACAGCGTGCTGATTGATGAAGCCGTCACCCCCCTCATCATCTCCATCCCCCGCGAAAACCCCATCCTGCACGAGGCGGTCATGGTGGCCCATGAAATGGCCCAGCGCTTGCAGGCAGACCAGGATTACACCGTCAATTGGCGCTACCGCGAAATTGAGCTGACACCCCAGGGCCGCCAGCGCATCGAGACCGAAGGCAGCCGGCTCCCGGGTTTTTGGCGCAATCAGGACCGCCGGGAAGAACTCATCAAACAGGCCTTGAGCGCCCGCGAACTTTTCCGGCCAGGCAAGGAGTACCTGGTGGTGGACGGCAAAATCATGATTGTGGACGAATTCACCGGCCGCGTCATGCCCAACCGCACCTGGCGCGAGGGCATGCACCAGGCCATCGAGGCCAAGGAAAATCTGCCCGTTTCATCCCCCAGCGAGACCGCCGCGCGCATGAGCTTTCAGCGGTTTTTCCGCTGTTTTTACCGCTTGTGCGGCATGACCGGCACCGCCCGCGAAGCCGCGGCCGAGTTCTGGCAGATTTATCGTTTGCCGCTGGTCACCATTCCCACCAACCGGCCCTGCATTCGCCAGCAATTGCCGGACCGCATCTTCCTCACCGAAGCCGATAAGTGGGAGGCCATCGCGGAAACCGTGGCGTCCATCCACCAAACCGGACGCCCTCTCCTGGTCGGCACCCGCAGCGTCACCGCCAGCGAGCACCTTTCCCAGCTTTTGCAGGCGCGCGGACTCAACCACCGCGTGCTGAACGCCGCCCGCCATCAGGAAGAAGCCCAAATCATTGCCGAGGCAGGCGAGCGTGGCAAAATCACCATTGCCACCAACATGGCCGGGCGGGGCACGGACATCAAATTGGCGGCCGGTGTTGCCGAACTGGGCGGCTTGTTTGTCATTGCCACCGAACGACACGAATCCGGGCGCGTGGACCGGCAATTGTTCGGCCGCGCTGGCCGCCAGGGCGACCCCGGCACCGCTCAGGCCTTTGTCAGCCTGGAGGACGAACTCCTGCGCCGCTTTGTCCCCGCGCCGCTCAAACGCGCCGTGCAACGCATGGCCAGCACCCGCACCCCCGGTTGGGAAAAAGCCGCCGCAGGTTTAATCAGACAGGCGCAATACTCCGCCCAGCGCCTGGCTTTTCACCAGCGCCGGGGCGTATTAAAGACCGATACCTGGCTCGAAGAAGCGCTTTCCTTCACCGGCCTGGACTAA
- a CDS encoding HlyD family efflux transporter periplasmic adaptor subunit gives MSEAGKTFSESWYRVANQKICLRPGVRVRRQVYRGERWIVLENPFNNQYFRLRPEAYEFVARLRPDRTVEEVWKECLEKFPETAPGQEAVIRLLSQLYYANLLQYDVAADAARLFERYKKTRQRQTRATLLQVMFMRIPLLNPDRFVQRTLPLVRPFLSWLGAVIWLLVVGYGVKLGIENFDALREQSQGILDPAKLPLLYLAMVIVKTLHEFGHAYFCRRFGGEVPVMGVQLLVFTPVPYMDATSSWGFRSRWQRALVGAAGMIVELFVAAIAMMVWAKTGAGLVHSLCYNLIFIASVSTLVFNLNPLLRFDGYYILSDLLDIPNLYQKSFQHLRHLLEHYLLGVQKSESPTQSHREKFWLTVFGVGSAIYRVIVFGGILLFVADRFLFLGILMAVVCVISWIIVPLGKFIHYLASSPKLERCRPRAILVSAGGLALLIAFFQFIPFPSHFRAPGVVLAREWSMVSALSAGRVNALLARPGQLVQAGQPLVELVNPELDLALAAARASYAETEARYRAALSLDAASLAPLQGRLDSARQLLQRLEEDKSNLVVRARVSGWWTLPRPEEMPGRWLPKGSALGLIINTNAFEFSATVRQEELDRLLGRLHQQAEVRLFGQGGLNLQVRDLRIIPGAQYVLPTIALGWAGGGEMPVSSQDRQGRLAAEPFFNVIGRVESPPEAVLLHGRTGKARFDIGREPLLPRAMRALWQLLQKRYQL, from the coding sequence ATGAGCGAGGCTGGCAAAACTTTCAGCGAATCCTGGTACCGGGTGGCCAATCAAAAAATTTGCCTCCGCCCGGGCGTCCGCGTGCGCCGCCAGGTGTACCGCGGCGAGCGCTGGATTGTCCTCGAAAACCCCTTCAACAACCAGTACTTCCGCTTGCGCCCCGAGGCCTACGAATTCGTGGCCCGGCTGCGCCCGGACCGCACCGTGGAGGAGGTCTGGAAAGAGTGCCTGGAGAAATTTCCCGAGACCGCCCCCGGCCAGGAGGCCGTCATCCGCCTCTTGTCGCAGTTGTACTACGCCAACCTCCTGCAATACGACGTGGCCGCCGATGCCGCGCGGTTGTTTGAGCGCTACAAGAAAACCCGCCAGCGCCAGACCCGCGCCACCCTCCTGCAGGTCATGTTCATGCGCATCCCGCTCCTGAATCCGGACCGCTTTGTCCAGCGCACGCTGCCTTTGGTCCGGCCTTTCCTGAGCTGGCTGGGCGCCGTCATCTGGTTGCTCGTAGTGGGCTATGGCGTGAAGTTGGGGATTGAAAACTTTGATGCGCTCCGGGAGCAATCGCAGGGCATCCTCGACCCGGCCAAACTGCCCCTGCTGTATCTGGCCATGGTCATCGTCAAAACCTTGCACGAGTTTGGCCATGCCTACTTCTGCCGGCGCTTCGGCGGCGAAGTCCCCGTCATGGGCGTCCAATTGCTGGTGTTCACCCCCGTCCCCTACATGGATGCCACCTCCAGTTGGGGATTCCGCAGCCGCTGGCAGCGCGCCCTCGTAGGCGCCGCGGGCATGATTGTGGAATTGTTTGTCGCCGCCATCGCCATGATGGTCTGGGCCAAAACCGGCGCCGGCCTGGTGCATAGCCTTTGCTATAACCTCATTTTCATCGCTTCTGTTTCCACCCTCGTCTTCAATCTCAATCCGCTCCTGCGGTTTGACGGCTACTACATCCTTTCGGATTTGCTGGATATCCCCAACCTTTATCAAAAGTCCTTCCAGCATTTGCGGCACCTCCTCGAACACTACCTGCTCGGCGTGCAGAAGTCGGAAAGCCCCACCCAGTCCCATCGCGAAAAATTCTGGCTCACCGTCTTCGGCGTGGGCAGCGCCATCTATCGGGTCATCGTCTTTGGCGGCATCCTCCTTTTCGTGGCCGATCGCTTCCTTTTCCTGGGGATTTTAATGGCCGTGGTTTGTGTCATCTCCTGGATCATCGTGCCGCTGGGCAAGTTCATTCACTACCTGGCCAGCAGCCCCAAATTGGAGCGCTGCCGGCCCCGCGCCATCCTGGTGAGCGCGGGCGGCCTGGCGCTGCTCATCGCCTTCTTCCAGTTCATTCCCTTCCCCAGTCATTTCCGCGCGCCGGGCGTGGTTTTGGCCCGCGAGTGGAGCATGGTTTCCGCCTTGAGCGCGGGACGGGTCAACGCCCTGCTGGCGCGTCCGGGACAACTGGTCCAGGCCGGCCAACCTTTGGTGGAATTGGTGAACCCGGAATTGGACCTCGCCCTGGCGGCGGCGCGCGCCTCCTATGCGGAGACCGAGGCCCGCTATCGGGCCGCCTTGTCCCTCGATGCCGCCAGTCTGGCCCCCTTGCAAGGACGTCTGGATTCCGCCCGCCAACTGCTCCAGCGCCTCGAGGAGGACAAAAGCAACCTGGTGGTCCGGGCGCGCGTCTCCGGCTGGTGGACCCTGCCGCGTCCCGAAGAAATGCCCGGCCGCTGGCTGCCCAAAGGCAGCGCCCTGGGATTGATCATCAACACCAACGCCTTCGAGTTCTCAGCCACCGTCCGGCAGGAGGAACTGGACCGTTTGTTAGGACGGCTTCACCAGCAGGCCGAAGTCCGCCTCTTTGGCCAGGGCGGTTTGAATTTGCAGGTCCGGGATTTACGCATCATCCCCGGGGCACAATACGTCCTGCCCACAATAGCTTTGGGCTGGGCTGGCGGCGGCGAAATGCCCGTGTCCTCCCAGGACCGTCAGGGCCGCCTCGCCGCCGAGCCTTTCTTCAATGTCATTGGCCGCGTGGAATCGCCTCCCGAGGCAGTGCTCCTCCATGGCCGCACCGGCAAGGCGCGTTTTGACATTGGGCGGGAACCCTTGTTGCCGCGGGCCATGCGCGCCTTGTGGCAGCTCTTGCAAAAGCGTTATCAGCTTTGA